In Candidatus Zixiibacteriota bacterium, the genomic stretch GCCCGAGACCGATCTCGGCCCCTACTTCGATTCAGTGCTGGCCGGTGTTCCCAAAGACAGGCGCATGGTCGTTTTCTGCTCCGGCGATGAGTGCGACCTTTCAATTCATCTGGCTCGCAACATGCAGGCCGAGGGCTACACCGATCTGGCCATCTTTTTCGGAGGTTCTCGTGAATGGGAGCGTTTTGGACTACCGATGGAACGGAGGTCCCAATGCGACGAGTGATAGACAACGACTTGCTGACCATGGCCTCGCGGCTGATCGTCGGTGGCGTCTTCATCTACGCATCTGTTTACAAGATCGCCGATCCGCTGGCTTTTGCCGGTTCCATCTGGAATTATCATCTTGCCCCTGGTTGGCTGATAAACTTTGGCGCTTTGGTTCTGCCGTGGGTGGAGTTGGTGGTCGGGTTGGGGTTGATTTTGGGGCTGTTCTATCGAGGTTCGGCCCTGCTGGTCAACGGTATGACGATAATGTTCATTGTTGCGCTGGCCAGCACGGTTGCGCGCGGATTGGATATTGATTGCGGCTGTTTCAAGTCCGGCCAAGCCGGCACCGGTTCGGCCAAAGAGATACTTGTAAGAGATTTTGGTTTGTTGGCTTTGACCCTTCAGATATGGTTCAGCCGTTCGCGAAAGTGGTTGTGCATGCGCTCATGATCAGCGCATGATGCGGGGTGTGATCAGAATAATCAGGTCGGTCGTACTCTTTTCAACCGATTTGTTGG encodes the following:
- a CDS encoding DoxX family membrane protein — its product is MRRVIDNDLLTMASRLIVGGVFIYASVYKIADPLAFAGSIWNYHLAPGWLINFGALVLPWVELVVGLGLILGLFYRGSALLVNGMTIMFIVALASTVARGLDIDCGCFKSGQAGTGSAKEILVRDFGLLALTLQIWFSRSRKWLCMRS